A region of the Zootoca vivipara chromosome 3, rZooViv1.1, whole genome shotgun sequence genome:
GCGTTCCTCGCCCGGCCAGGCGCTTTCAAGCGCAAGGCCCTTGCCCTGCTTGGAGGCGTCGGCGGCCGGTGTCCCTCCTGCGGCCTTGCGGCGTCCTCCACGCCTGTGCGCGGAAGCCCACCCCGCCGGGCCTCGCTTTGTCTGGCCTGCTGGGGCGCGGCGAGGAAAGCAAGCTCGCGCccgccattttgggtgccggagGCTTTTCGCGCGGCCTCAGCTGCTCGCCATTCAGGCGCTGCTTGGGTTCCTGCACCACTATTGCTTGGCGgcctggggggtggtggttttggtATAAGGTTCATAGGAGGGGGTGCCTCGGTGTGCTGCCCTTGGGGTGCTTGGGTGTGTGGCCCCTTTAACAGGGGCGGAAGGAAGAAATTTGAGCCTTGCTGTGCAGTCACAGGAAATCAGTGGGGCTGCGTTTTCTGGAGGCCTGAGTTCCTCCCACTGGCCTTAGGCTAGCGCTGCCATCTAGTGGCTGGAGGGTCTTATTACGCCCTCCAATTTTAGTTGCTGTCTCCTTACTGCTGACTGCATAGCTTGGTTCACAGCTATTTGAATCTATTGGTGATTGATTGGCTTAATTgtctattattgctattattattattattattattattattattattattattattattgactgatTAGTTAATTTACTTTATCTGAAGGAGTTTGGCTGTGGCCTGCCCGCTTTCCTACCCTCCTTCTTAGGGGGTTGGGCACGTGGGGGGCCCTGCCTACCCCAGCCTGCAAGGTGAAATTCTTTGATTCGTGGGGCGTTTTTTACTAGGGTGCCTTGCTGTTGCTGTGGGCCTTACATTTAGTTGAATAggccacaatttggggggggggttggtggcaTTGCCTAGTGGTTAGAGGTAGTTGTGAGCACTACTGCGTAATTTTCTCGATTGTTGCTTGTTctttgcagttccttaaattttcATGATGGCATCCCACCCATCCGCTTCAGGAAAATCTAAGAGGGTCATTAAGGGCGCTTCACAAAGGCTGCGTTCGCCATCCTCGCATGCTGCAGGTCGCGTGGAAGCCTTCATCGCTAGCATTGCGGGTGACCCACAGGCCCTGGCCCAGCTTGGATCTGGGCTTGATGCCTTATTACAGAACCCGGCCACTCATTCTGCCCCTTCGACCTCTGCTGGTTTACCCCTGGAGGCCGGGCAGGGGGCGGCAGCCACGGCTATGCCTCCGGGCCTGCAAGGCCCagaccctctttctgccccctctaCCTCTGCAGGTGTATCCCTGGACCCTGGGCAAGCTACGGTGGCGGCGTCGCAGCCTCTGTTCCCCATGGCAACCATTCGGGAACTGCCGGAGACCACGTCTGGGCCAGCTGACACGTCGGATGATGAGTTCGTGGGGCCTTCTGGCGTGCTGATGCCGAATGCCTCTTCCACTCCTATGGTGGCGCCGGCGCCCCCTCCCGTCAAACGACGAAGTGAGGGGAAGCAGCCTCGGcgcaccaggaggaggaggcaggccaaCGGCAGAGTAAGTGGGCAAGGGCAGGGAGGGCGGACGGGGGCCTCCTCTAATGTTGTTGTCTCacccgttgctccatcccagacTCTTGCCGTCGCCTCGCGGTCCGAGGTGCTTTCATCAGCATCCGGCGAGGAGGCCCTCCCGGTGCCGGCTAGAGTGTCGAGTGGTGGAAAGCGTCGTCACAAAAGTCGTTCCAGGAGGCGGGCAAAGAGGCGCAGGGACGATACCTCGACCTCGACCACCTCAGGTTCGTCCTCCAGCTCCGAGGGTTCTGATCACTCTATGGGGCTGTACTGGGCTTACGGGGAAGTGGATTCTGGGCTTCCTCGTTGGGCCTGGGCTCGTCGAGCGAATTCCCATCGTGCTCGTTACGGAGCTGTTCAAGAATGTCTCGACGGAGAGTTGGTCCCAGAGACCACGGTTTCTACCAACAGCACTAGGGATATTATTCCGGGCAGTCACCTGTCCTCTAAATTGAGGTCTAGGATATTGGATGGTAAATATGTAGACATTTTCGATTTAGCTCCACCAGAGGATGTGGTCCCTGAACAAGGAAAGGCCCTCGTTAGTACCAAGAAGAAGGGCAGGGATAGAAAAGTGGAGCGGACTTTCGAGCGTTGGCTCGATTGTTATCAAGTTTTTTCCGGGGTAGTCGTAGCGGCATATCCCCGCAGGGCTCTACACCTTATCGTATATCAGTCCATCGTAAGGTCAGCATATAACATGGCGGGGGAAGCGGCCGCAATCGCTTACGATGAACGATTTCGTAGGCGGGCGGCAAACATCGACACCGCCCGCTTTGACAGGAAGGACTTGGACCTTTGGACCACATATGTGGCTCCGTCGGTTTCCCGAAAACCCGCCGAGCAGCAAAAGTCTAAGACCCAGCCTTTTAAGGCGGCACCAAAATTGCGCTGCTGGGATTTCAATAAAGGACTGTGTCAGCGCCCGCAGTGTATTTATGCGCACACTTGTGACCGGTGTGGCGGTAACCACCCGGTGGTTAACTGCTATGCGGGCCGGCGGCCCTTTCGTGGCGGTCGGGGAGGATTCCGGCAGGCACCAAGGGGTTctgcccctgccctccccgctccccccgcaGCCTCCACATCAAAATGAATTGCTTCAGTTAGCTTTTTCTCCCATTAAGTTACCGGCCCTTAAACACTGGTTAGCATCCTATCCCAATATTAAAGCGGCTGCATATCTTCGGGATGGTTTCTCCTTCGGTTTCCGGATTCGATAGCTTCGGCTCCCCTGGCTAGGAATCCTAGGAACCAGAAGTCAGTGAGAGAGATGCACGAGGTCGCAAGCCGGAAGGTTAATAAAGAAATAGCGCTCCAGCGCATGGCTGGTCCTTTTGCGTCTCCGCCTTTTCCCAATCTGCATCTCTCTCCCTTGGGAATCGTCCCCAAAAAGGCTCCGGGTGAGTTTCGGCTCATTCATAATTTGTCTCACCCTAGGGACACGTCCGTGAATGACGTGATCCCTCCGGAGCTTTGTACGGTAAAATACGCTTCTCTCGAccaggcaattaaaatgatcagaaaGTTTGGGCCGGGGGCCTTGTTGGCAAAATGTGATATCGAATCGGCTTTTCGATTATTACCAATTCATCCACTTGATTTTTGGTTGCTGGGCTTTCAGTTTGAAGGcgcctattattttgataaggccatgccaatgggctgctccgTAGCCTGTGCGGCCTTCGAGTGCTTTAGTACGTTTTTGGAATGGGCCCTTCGCACTAAGACCGGATTAACGGGGGTCACTCATTATTTGGAtgattttttaatggtttctgcGGCCGATACGGGTGACTGTGTCACCCTGCTACAGGCCTTTAACGACCTTACCAATGAGCTGGGTGTGCCCCTCGCAGCGGATAAGACTGAAGGCCCAGCTACCAGGCTCACGTACCTGGGTATCCTTTTGGATACCGTTAACCAGACTTCCAGCTTACCTATGGAGAAGATCACCACGCTTCGACGGGTGATAGAGGAAATGCTGGTGCCGGAAAAGGTGACGCTTCGCCAGCTGCAATCGTTGCTGGGTCACTTTAATTTTGCCTGTAAAGTTGTGTCACCCGGTCGCCCCTTTTGTGCGCGTTTGAACAAACGCACTGTTGGTCTGCGTCGGCCTCATCACCGGGTGCGCTTATCGCAGGGTGAGAAGGCTGACATGAGGATGTGGCTGGTATTCCTGGAGGAATACAATGGggtatccttgtggcaggatgtttTAAACCTGCACAACGATTTCCAAGTGCACTCCGATGCAGCGGGTTCCCtgggatttggtttgttttggaatggcaggtggtgcgctCAAAGATGGCCCCCTGCTTGGCAGGACACTGAAATCATGCGGGATTTAActtttcttgagttctttcctatagcagttgcagtccatatttgggttgacgacttcaaggaccgccgcgtatgcttttggtcagataaccaggctgtggtgaCTGTCCTTGTGAAACAATCTTCTAAGTCAACTCGGGTATCGGCTCTGCTGCGGGCATTCGTGCTGCAGTGCCtgcgttttaacattattttctcagCGCGTTTTGTCCCGGGCGTGGCCAACGATATAGCTGACGCTTTGTCAcgatttcagatggagcgcttcaggtccctggttccagacgcacaacatcagccggagattttcccggatcgtctttggaaccttggcagctgctagtcttgcagggagtagctgcttctgtttccccctctacccTGCGGGCTTATCAGAAAGCTTGGACTGACTTTTTAACTTTTCGCAGTCAGTCGCTCGCGGTGGAGAGAGCGGcccgcccctcttcttcccaggtgcttcaatatttggcacacctgtttcacctgggaagggctgccaggaccataaagctccagtctgtggccatttcatttttctcgaaattgttttttaatagggaCCCTTGCGCCAAATTCGTGGTGCGTAAGGCCATGGAGGGATGGGGCAGGCTTTGTCCTCCCCGTTCCCCTACCAGGAACCCAATTTCTTTTGACCTTCTCACTAAAATGAGATTGAAGCTTAGGGTGGTGTGTTGGTCTAAATATGAGGCCCGTTTGTTTTCGGCCGCTTTCTCAGTAGCCTTTTTTGGCGCATTGAGAATTGGTGAAATTGTAGTGGGTCAAATGCGTCAGGGGGTGCCAGGGGGTTTGCTACTCCAGGACATACGCCTGTCACCAACTGAATTGTTAATCACGATTCGGAGTTCCAAGACCGACCAGGCTGGTAAAGGAGCAGTAATGCGACTGCCTGCCACGGGGCAGACGGGCCCCTGCCCGGTTAAGGACGTAGCCAAATTCTTGGcggaaaggccagctggggagggccccttgtttgtgcatcaggatggtaacccgatgactaggctgcaatttactagagttatgaggaaggtgATAGCGGCATGCGGTTGTGTGGCCGCTAATTACGCTCCTCATTCCTTTCGCATTGGGGccgccactactgcggcccactGGGGTCTCTCGGTTGATGCTATTAAGGatttgggcaggtggaaatctgcagcgtatagatcttatgttcggaagcgctcctaactttgtcgtttgttttccaatgtttctccagggctcgcggacgtgcacatatggatggtgggacattccatagtccattgggcaggcCTTCGCGCTGGCCAGACGCCATTGGGTCCTcgacttggccttccatccaacatccaagtgacctggatgggcaagaggggcatgcgctggggggagcttctccctttgctgcggcgcaaagccctcttgctcgggtgcccgtccgccctggtgatccagctgggggaaaatgacATCCCCGCGGTTGACCCGTTATCTCTTCGCCTGGCTATCCTACGAGATTTGTTGGAGATAAGGACTTGGTTCCCTGATACCGTCGTTTtttggtcccaaatgttgcagaggatgcaatggcggggtgacattcctcctctggctggggaaagagcCAGAAAAAGGGTTAACAGCGCAGCATCCAAACGGGTGTACGAAATCGGGGGGAGTTTGATTCGACATCCCGAAATTAATGTTAGAGCCCCGCTTTTATATCGGGATGATGGGGTTCACTTGTCCCCTGATGGGTATGACATTTGGCTGCGTGATGTGTctgagggtttaaaaagttggttaggtctctgagtgttggcggcaagccagggctggcttgattggcggttaggcttttggttggttaatcggttggtagagggggtggcacacggatgcctaccctcacctccgtttgctccatatagaagtattccgttaaaggaatctcggggcttacactcttgtccttaccatcccgccat
Encoded here:
- the LOC132591828 gene encoding uncharacterized protein LOC132591828: MVAPAPPPVKRRSEGKQPRRTRRRRQANGRVSGQGQGGRTGASSNVVVSPVAPSQTLAVASRSEVLSSASGEEALPVPARVSSGGKRRHKSRSRRRAKRRRDDTSTSTTSGLADVHIWMVGHSIVHWAGLRAGQTPLGPRLGLPSNIQVTWMGKRGMRWGELLPLLRRKALLLGCPSALVIQLGENDIPAVDPLSLRLAILRDLLEIRTWFPDTVVFWSQMLQRMQWRGDIPPLAGERARKRVNSAASKRVYEIGGSLIRHPEINVRAPLLYRDDGVHLSPDGYDIWLRDVSEGLKSWLGL